One part of the uncultured Celeribacter sp. genome encodes these proteins:
- the leuB gene encoding 3-isopropylmalate dehydrogenase produces MSTPSLLILPGDGIGPEVMTEVVKIIDWYGDKRGLKFDVTTDLVGGAAYDKHGVPLADETMAKAQEVDAVLLGAVGGPKYDNLDFSVKPERGLLRLRKEMDLFANLRPAQCFDALADFSSLKTDVVAGLDIMIVRELTSGIYFGEPRGIITENNERVGINTQRYTESEIERVARSAFELAMKRGKKLCSMEKANVMESGILWRDVVNEVAADYPEVSVSHMYADNGAMQLVRAPKQFDVIVTDNLFGDILSDCAAMLTGSLGMLPSASLGFPMANGRPKAMYEPVHGSAPDIAGQGKANPIACILSFAMALRYSFDEGAEATRLEQAIEKVLADGVRTADLLGEDGVMPVSTSEMGDKIVEALGTSL; encoded by the coding sequence ATGAGCACGCCCTCTCTTCTCATTCTTCCCGGTGATGGTATTGGCCCTGAAGTGATGACCGAAGTCGTCAAGATCATCGATTGGTACGGTGACAAGCGCGGCCTCAAATTCGATGTCACAACCGATCTGGTCGGCGGGGCCGCCTATGACAAGCACGGTGTGCCGCTGGCTGACGAAACCATGGCGAAAGCGCAGGAAGTGGACGCCGTTCTGCTCGGCGCCGTGGGCGGTCCGAAATACGACAATCTTGATTTCTCGGTCAAACCGGAACGCGGTCTGTTGCGCCTGCGCAAGGAAATGGATCTGTTTGCCAACCTGCGCCCGGCACAATGCTTTGACGCGCTGGCGGATTTCTCGTCGCTGAAAACCGATGTCGTGGCGGGTCTCGATATCATGATCGTACGCGAACTGACCTCGGGCATCTATTTCGGTGAGCCGCGTGGCATCATCACCGAAAACAACGAACGTGTCGGCATCAATACCCAGCGCTACACCGAATCCGAAATCGAACGTGTGGCCCGCTCCGCCTTTGAACTGGCGATGAAGCGCGGCAAGAAGCTGTGTTCGATGGAAAAGGCCAACGTCATGGAGTCGGGCATTCTGTGGCGCGATGTGGTGAATGAGGTTGCCGCCGATTATCCCGAAGTTTCTGTCAGCCACATGTATGCTGACAACGGCGCGATGCAGCTGGTGCGGGCGCCCAAACAGTTTGACGTCATCGTGACCGACAACCTGTTCGGCGACATCCTGTCCGACTGCGCGGCCATGTTGACCGGCTCGCTGGGCATGCTGCCCTCGGCCTCTCTCGGGTTTCCGATGGCCAATGGGCGCCCGAAAGCCATGTATGAACCGGTGCACGGTTCTGCGCCAGACATCGCAGGCCAGGGCAAGGCAAACCCGATTGCCTGCATTTTGTCCTTCGCGATGGCGCTGCGATATTCCTTTGACGAAGGCGCGGAGGCGACCCGTCTGGAGCAGGCGATTGAAAAGGTTTTGGCCGATGGTGTACGCACCGCGGATCTGCTGGGCGAAGACGGCGTGATGCCGGTGTCCACCTCGGAAATGGGCGACAAGATCGTCGAGGCCCTGGGCACCTCGCTCTGA
- a CDS encoding endonuclease/exonuclease/phosphatase family protein, whose translation MSLAVTLLGSAAQAEQHDIHPADQLRVAVWTVELQRDGPGLLLRDSLRGDPQVQAARDHIRWIAPDVLLLVGFDSDDDGRTLAAFAQGLEYPFRFTRAGNSGQDTGRDLDKDGRLGEPEDAQSYGQFPGQGAMALLSRLPLLEQSLLDFSGLLWADFSQADLPRDYFDTGDLKVLRLSSRGHWDLAVEWEGLPLRIWAYAAGPPVFDGPEDRNGRRNADETRFWSAYLTGEAGLSERNAFVLLGNSNLDPLDGEGVHEVMRDLLADPRLQDPHPGSAFARAIANPSHHGPPAEDTADWPDPEPGNLRVDYVLPSADLTVLDSGVAWVPDQPGIAPFRHGLVWVDIARIP comes from the coding sequence TTGTCTCTTGCTGTCACCCTTTTGGGTTCTGCCGCTCAGGCTGAGCAACATGACATACATCCGGCAGACCAGTTGCGCGTGGCTGTCTGGACCGTAGAGCTGCAGCGCGACGGACCGGGGCTGTTGCTCCGCGACAGTCTACGCGGTGATCCGCAGGTTCAGGCGGCCCGCGACCATATTCGCTGGATCGCTCCGGATGTACTGCTTTTGGTTGGCTTTGACAGCGACGATGACGGGCGCACGCTGGCGGCTTTTGCCCAGGGGTTGGAGTATCCTTTCCGGTTCACGAGGGCGGGCAATTCTGGGCAGGACACTGGGCGCGATCTGGACAAGGATGGACGGCTTGGGGAGCCCGAAGACGCGCAATCCTATGGGCAGTTCCCGGGGCAGGGCGCAATGGCGCTTTTGTCCAGGCTTCCGCTTCTTGAGCAGAGCCTGCTCGATTTCAGCGGGCTGTTGTGGGCCGATTTTTCACAGGCGGATCTGCCACGGGACTATTTTGACACCGGAGATCTGAAGGTTTTACGGCTGTCTTCCCGCGGGCATTGGGATCTTGCCGTGGAATGGGAAGGCTTGCCGCTTCGCATCTGGGCCTATGCTGCCGGGCCGCCTGTGTTTGATGGTCCCGAAGACCGAAACGGGCGACGCAATGCGGATGAAACCCGTTTCTGGAGCGCCTATCTGACGGGAGAGGCGGGGCTGTCAGAGCGCAACGCATTTGTCCTGTTGGGCAACAGCAATCTGGACCCGTTGGACGGGGAGGGCGTGCATGAGGTGATGCGCGATCTGCTGGCAGACCCTCGGCTGCAGGACCCGCATCCCGGCTCAGCGTTCGCGCGCGCGATCGCCAACCCGTCCCATCACGGTCCGCCGGCAGAGGACACAGCGGACTGGCCCGATCCGGAGCCAGGCAACCTCAGGGTCGATTATGTCTTGCCCTCGGCGGATTTGACGGTTCTGGATAGCGGTGTCGCATGGGTCCCGGATCAGCCCGGGATTGCGCCCTTTCGTCATGGTCTTGTTTGGGTGGATATTGCCCGGATTCCTTGA
- a CDS encoding 3-oxoacid CoA-transferase subunit A, whose translation MHLAISIDAAVGMIPDGATVMLSGFMGVGVPDGLVQALADAGKKDLTLISNDTAHDSTGPGPLFAAHCVRKLICSHMGLNTIVQAQYASGELEVELVPQGTLVERIRAAGVGLGGILTPTGVGTRIAEGKKIIALNGKDYLLEEPLSADFALIAARSCDYVGNLAYMLTATNFNPIMALAGKTVICEPEEIVPVGMIPPDLVKTPGILVDHVIKSDG comes from the coding sequence ATGCACCTTGCCATATCGATCGACGCCGCCGTCGGGATGATTCCCGATGGCGCAACTGTAATGCTGTCAGGCTTCATGGGCGTGGGCGTGCCCGATGGGCTCGTGCAGGCTCTGGCGGACGCTGGAAAGAAAGACCTGACGCTGATTTCAAACGACACGGCCCACGACTCCACCGGTCCCGGTCCGCTTTTCGCCGCACATTGCGTGCGCAAGCTGATCTGCAGCCACATGGGCCTCAATACCATCGTGCAGGCGCAATACGCATCGGGCGAACTTGAGGTCGAACTGGTGCCGCAGGGCACATTGGTCGAACGCATTCGGGCGGCTGGCGTGGGACTTGGCGGCATTCTGACCCCGACGGGGGTCGGCACCCGCATCGCCGAGGGCAAGAAAATCATCGCCCTCAACGGCAAGGATTACCTGCTGGAAGAGCCGCTGAGCGCGGATTTCGCCCTGATCGCGGCCCGAAGCTGCGATTACGTCGGCAACCTAGCCTATATGCTGACCGCCACGAACTTCAATCCGATCATGGCGCTGGCAGGCAAAACCGTGATCTGCGAACCCGAAGAAATCGTGCCGGTCGGAATGATCCCCCCGGATCTTGTGAAAACACCGGGCATTCTGGTGGATCACGTCATCAAGAGCGACGGTTAG
- a CDS encoding 3-oxoacid CoA-transferase subunit B, translated as MTAKDLIARRVAQEIRPGTLVNLGIGIPTLVSDYLHEDMGVFFQAENGAVGMGHRPPEGMTDRHLTDAGGRFVSFVPGASTIDSAFSFGLIRGGHLDLTVLGALQVDEHGHLANWMIPGEYTPGMGGAMDLVTGAKRVVIAMQHTARGTPKIVPECTLPLTSQRRVDLIVTDLAVIRPEDDGLHLIERAPGVSMEQILAATTARLIHAAIVPEMQISDAPAPLTEPA; from the coding sequence ATGACAGCCAAAGACCTCATTGCCCGGCGCGTCGCGCAGGAAATCCGCCCCGGCACGCTCGTGAACCTCGGGATCGGCATTCCAACCCTTGTGTCGGACTATCTGCACGAAGACATGGGCGTCTTCTTTCAAGCCGAAAACGGCGCCGTGGGCATGGGACATCGCCCGCCAGAAGGGATGACGGATCGCCATCTGACCGACGCTGGCGGCCGCTTCGTGTCCTTCGTGCCCGGGGCCTCGACCATCGACAGTGCCTTTTCCTTTGGCCTGATCCGGGGAGGCCATCTGGATCTGACCGTGCTGGGAGCGCTGCAGGTGGACGAACACGGCCATCTGGCGAATTGGATGATCCCCGGTGAATACACCCCCGGTATGGGCGGCGCGATGGATCTGGTGACCGGCGCAAAACGGGTGGTGATCGCCATGCAGCACACCGCCAGAGGCACACCCAAAATCGTGCCGGAATGCACCCTGCCGCTGACCTCGCAGCGCCGTGTCGATCTGATCGTGACGGACCTGGCGGTGATCCGGCCAGAGGACGATGGGTTGCATCTGATCGAACGGGCGCCTGGGGTTTCGATGGAACAGATCCTTGCCGCCACCACAGCGCGGCTGATCCATGCGGCCATAGTGCCGGAAATGCAGATCAGCGACGCCCCGGCACCGCTCACCGAACCGGCCTAG
- a CDS encoding DUF308 domain-containing protein, giving the protein MPLSRSFIFIGVLMIVGGALALWNPLVAAIAVTQLVGFFLLLSGAAQLWFASKGAGALVAIAGLLGLVAGVYLIADPLEGVVSLTLVVGLVFIIVGLIRLVLAWGMRMTQMFWLLLFAGAASTFIGVVILGDLGGIATVFLGVILGIELLVDGIGLVAFGIATRHRDH; this is encoded by the coding sequence ATGCCTCTGTCTCGTTCATTCATTTTCATCGGGGTGCTGATGATTGTCGGCGGTGCGCTGGCGCTCTGGAACCCGTTGGTTGCCGCCATTGCCGTCACCCAGCTTGTGGGATTTTTTCTGTTGCTCAGCGGCGCTGCGCAGCTCTGGTTTGCCAGCAAGGGCGCGGGTGCGCTGGTGGCCATTGCAGGACTTTTGGGGCTGGTGGCTGGGGTCTATCTGATTGCCGACCCGCTTGAAGGCGTGGTGTCCCTGACGCTGGTCGTTGGACTTGTTTTCATCATCGTCGGTCTGATCCGGCTGGTTCTGGCCTGGGGCATGCGGATGACGCAAATGTTCTGGCTCCTGCTCTTCGCAGGCGCCGCTTCGACCTTTATAGGCGTTGTGATCCTCGGGGATCTCGGGGGCATCGCAACGGTGTTTCTGGGGGTGATCCTGGGGATCGAGTTGCTGGTCGATGGCATCGGCCTGGTGGCCTTCGGGATTGCAACCCGCCATCGTGACCACTGA
- the leuD gene encoding 3-isopropylmalate dehydratase small subunit, giving the protein MEKFEKLTGIAAPMPLVNIDTDMIIPKVFLKTIKRSGLGVNLFDEMRYDRQGNEIPDFVLNKPQYREAQILVAGDNFGCGSSREHAPWAIADFGIKCVISTSFADIFYNNCFKNGILPIVMPQEVVDVLMQDAEKGANARMTVDLENQVVTTSDGEEFPFEVDAFKKHCLLEGLDDIGLTMNNVKDIDAYEAKMAQERPWV; this is encoded by the coding sequence ATGGAAAAGTTCGAAAAACTGACCGGTATCGCGGCGCCCATGCCGCTGGTGAACATCGACACGGATATGATCATCCCCAAGGTGTTCCTCAAAACCATCAAGCGTTCTGGCCTTGGTGTGAATCTGTTCGACGAGATGCGCTATGACCGTCAGGGCAATGAAATCCCCGATTTCGTCCTGAACAAACCGCAGTATCGTGAGGCACAGATCCTTGTGGCGGGCGACAACTTCGGCTGTGGTTCGTCGCGTGAACACGCGCCTTGGGCGATTGCGGATTTCGGCATCAAATGCGTGATCTCTACCTCTTTTGCCGACATTTTCTACAACAACTGCTTCAAGAACGGCATCCTGCCGATCGTGATGCCGCAAGAAGTTGTGGATGTGCTGATGCAGGACGCCGAAAAAGGGGCGAACGCCCGTATGACGGTGGATCTGGAGAACCAGGTTGTCACCACTTCGGACGGCGAAGAGTTCCCCTTTGAAGTCGATGCGTTCAAAAAGCACTGTCTGCTGGAAGGTCTCGACGACATCGGCCTGACCATGAACAACGTCAAAGACATCGATGCCTATGAGGCAAAAATGGCGCAGGAACGCCCTTGGGTCTGA
- the leuC gene encoding 3-isopropylmalate dehydratase large subunit, translating to MTAPKTLYDKIWDAHVTHEEADGTCLLYIDRHLVHEVTSPQAFEGLRLAGRKVRAPEKTIAVPDHNVPTTLDRVSGVIANEESRIQVEALDKNAKEFGVNYYPVSDVRQGIVHIVGPEQGWTLPGMTVVCGDSHTATHGAFGALAHGIGTSEVEHVLATQTLIQKKSKNMKVEITGKLRPGVTAKDITLAVIGKTGTAGGTGYVIEYCGEAIRDLSMEGRMTVCNMAIEGGARAGLIAPDETTFEYVKGRPHAPKGAQWEAALNWWKTLYTDEGAHFDKVVTLKGEEIEPVVTWGTSPEDVLPISAVVPEPESFTGGKVDAAKRAIEYMGLKAGQKLTDIQIDTVFIGSCTNGRIEDLRAAAEILKGKKIKDGMRAMVVPGSGLVRAQAEEEGIAQIFIDAGFEWRLAGCSMCLAMNPDQLAEGERCASTSNRNFEGRQGYKGRTHLVSPAMAAAAAVTGHLTDVRELMTETA from the coding sequence ATGACCGCCCCGAAGACACTCTATGACAAGATCTGGGACGCCCATGTGACCCATGAAGAGGCCGATGGCACCTGCCTGCTCTATATCGACCGTCACCTCGTACATGAGGTGACCTCACCGCAGGCTTTCGAAGGTCTGCGTCTGGCCGGGCGCAAAGTGCGTGCGCCGGAAAAAACCATCGCCGTGCCGGATCACAACGTGCCGACCACGCTGGACCGCGTGTCCGGTGTGATCGCCAATGAAGAAAGCCGCATTCAGGTCGAAGCGCTCGACAAGAACGCGAAAGAATTCGGCGTGAACTACTATCCGGTCTCTGACGTGCGTCAGGGCATCGTGCATATCGTCGGTCCGGAGCAGGGCTGGACCCTGCCAGGCATGACCGTCGTCTGTGGCGATAGCCACACGGCGACTCACGGCGCTTTCGGTGCGCTTGCTCATGGCATCGGCACCTCCGAGGTAGAACATGTTCTGGCGACGCAAACGCTGATCCAGAAAAAGTCCAAGAATATGAAGGTCGAGATCACCGGCAAGCTGCGTCCGGGTGTGACCGCCAAGGACATCACCCTAGCGGTGATCGGCAAGACCGGGACCGCTGGCGGCACCGGTTATGTCATCGAATATTGCGGCGAAGCGATCCGCGATCTGTCGATGGAAGGTCGCATGACCGTCTGTAACATGGCGATCGAAGGCGGCGCGCGCGCTGGTCTCATCGCGCCGGACGAAACCACCTTTGAATATGTCAAAGGCCGGCCACACGCCCCGAAAGGCGCACAGTGGGAAGCCGCTCTGAACTGGTGGAAAACCCTCTACACCGATGAAGGTGCGCATTTTGACAAGGTCGTGACGCTGAAAGGCGAAGAGATCGAGCCGGTCGTGACCTGGGGCACCTCACCCGAGGATGTGCTGCCGATTTCTGCCGTTGTGCCGGAACCGGAAAGCTTCACGGGCGGCAAGGTCGATGCGGCGAAACGCGCGATTGAGTACATGGGCCTGAAAGCCGGTCAGAAATTGACCGACATTCAGATCGACACCGTCTTTATCGGGTCGTGCACCAATGGCCGGATCGAAGACCTGCGGGCCGCGGCTGAGATCCTCAAAGGCAAGAAGATCAAGGATGGCATGCGTGCCATGGTCGTGCCGGGGTCTGGTCTTGTCCGGGCGCAGGCCGAGGAAGAAGGCATCGCTCAGATCTTTATCGACGCGGGCTTTGAATGGCGTCTGGCCGGGTGCTCAATGTGCCTCGCCATGAACCCTGACCAACTGGCCGAGGGGGAGCGTTGTGCCTCCACCTCGAACCGCAACTTCGAAGGCCGTCAGGGCTACAAGGGTCGCACCCATCTCGTGTCCCCCGCCATGGCTGCCGCTGCCGCCGTCACCGGTCACCTGACCGATGTGCGCGAGCTGATGACCGAGACCGCTTAA